From the genome of Papaver somniferum cultivar HN1 chromosome 2, ASM357369v1, whole genome shotgun sequence, one region includes:
- the LOC113351431 gene encoding GDSL esterase/lipase At2g42990-like, with the protein MIEEVEFLDKNDTWEIVTRPKRQKHIDVRCHFIKDAVEEGKIAMLKVPTTDNPAEMLTKSAPSIKFKHCLELAVIPISEKLEYFKEYLKKLSSFLGKDGAVKITRESFYYIIIGTNDFILNYFTVPVRSLQFTVAEYEDFLLGIARNFLIELYSLGAINIVLAGVLPSGCLPFEYRA; encoded by the exons ATGATTGAAGAAGTTGAGTTTCTTGACAAGAATGACACTTGGGAGATAGTTACAAGACCAAAGAGACAAAAGCACATCGATGTCAGGTGTCATTTCATCAAGGATGCCGTTGAAGAAGGGAAGATAGCTATGCTTAAGGTTCCTACAACGGACAACCCTGCAGAAATGTTGACAAAGTCAGCTCCAAGTATCAAGTTCAAGCATTGCTTGGAATTG GCTGTGATACCTATATCTGAAAAATTAGAATACTTCAAAGAGTACCTGAAGAAATTATCATCCTTTCTTGGAAAGGATGGCGCAGTAAAGATAACAAGAGAATCATTTTACTATATTATCATTGGAACGAACGATTTCATCCTGAATTACTTCACCGTTCCCGTACGGTCACTTCAATTTACGGTAGCTGAATACGAGGATTTTCTCCTTGGTATTGCCAGAAATTTCCTAATCGAGCTTTACAGTTTGGGTGCGATAAATATAGTATTAGCTGGGGTTCTTCCTAGTGGTTGCCTACCATTTGAGTATAGAGCTTAA